The following are from one region of the Coffea eugenioides isolate CCC68of chromosome 2, Ceug_1.0, whole genome shotgun sequence genome:
- the LOC113761859 gene encoding double-stranded RNA-binding protein 3-like: MSEQLPLPVADPSSQLPPQQPQPILLPLPPANNTLEPAAQSSNSGAERLMYKNRLQEYTQKSSLQLPVYTTINEGVQHAPRFRATVLVDGMYYTSQGNYPTRKSAEQEAAKIALENIQQKMRDDGCPIIREDTTFCKSILNEYAVKMHLEKPAYNTIQPGGLIPVFVSTLVFNGVSYTGDKGRNKKEAEQLAARAIILSILDSADSASATVMSEIIKSKSKLYAAVNKIRDANSIHSAVNSVNTWEDPGVLLNKGKVAQVGKTTASFPSLAESAKTHATHVPFHPFKKPKLETSTEVVAPPIVFVPPVLGQPLHSSTSGVKRNRKNKKKAKVGVQIGPQIPVAVGPLNQIPSCSVAQ, encoded by the exons ATGTCTGAACAGCTCCCTCTTCCAGTTGCTGACCCTTCCTCTCAACTTCCTCCCCAACAACCACAACCAATTCTGCTACCACTACCGCCGGCAAACAACACACTTGAGCCCGCAGCTCAGTCGTccaaca GTGGTGCAGAGCGGCTCATGTATAAAAACCGACTGCAAGAATACACACAAAAGTCTTCCTTACAGCTCCCTGTTTATACAACTATTAACGAAGGAGTTCAACATGCACCAAGGTTTAGAGCTACAGTTTTAGTAGATGGAATGTATTATACATCTCAAGGAAATTATCCAACTCGAAAGAGTGCAGAACAAGAAGCTGCTAAGATTGCTCTTGAAAATATTCAGCAAAAGATGAGGGATGATGGGTGTCCAATCATTCGTGAG gATACTACTTTTTGCAAGTCCATCCTGAATGAGTATGCTGTTAAGATGCATCTAGAGAAACCAGCGTATAATACAATTCAACCAGGAGGCTTGATTCCAGTTTTTGTATCTACATTAGTTTTCAATGGTGTTAGTTATACTGGAGATAAAGGTAGAAACAAGAAAGAGGCTGAACAATTGGCAGCACGAGCCATCATTCTTTCAATTTTAG ACTCTGCAGATTCTGCATCCGCCACAGTGATGTCTGAGATAATCAAATCGAAGTCCAAGCTTTATGCAGCAGTAAACAAAATTAGGGATGCTAACAGCATTCACAGTGCAGTGAACTCTGTAAACACATGGGAGGACCCTGGTGTCCTGTTGAATAAAGGAAAAGTTGCTCAAGTTGGTAAAACTACTGCCAGCTTTCCTAGCTTGGCTGAATCTGCCAAGACACATGCCACACATGTACCGTTTCATCCATTCAAAAAGCCAAAACTTGAAACCAGCACTGAGGTAGTTGCTCCTCCCATTGTATTTGTACCTCCAGTGTTAGGACAGCCTCTGCATTCTTCAACTTCTGGGGTAAAACGGAATCgtaaaaacaaaaagaaggcTAAAGTAGGAGTGCAAATTGGTCCTCA GATACCTGTTGCTGTAGGACCTCTGAATCAGATTCCTTCTTGTTCAGTGGCCCAATGA
- the LOC113764065 gene encoding proteasome subunit beta type-1-like translates to MLLHASYRFTNEASYLALALCILSSHGMISSVKELLDLAPAWKIYQHQHNKQMSTPAMAQLLLNTFYYKRFFAYYAFMFWGSLMVKGDKLEIFVLNAEGTRCECMELRKD, encoded by the exons ATGCTTTTACATGCATCTTATCGTTTTACAAATGAAGCATCATATCTAGCTCTAGCTCTGTGTATCCTCAG TTCCCATGGGATGATATCTTCAGTAAAAGAACTCTTGGATCTTGCTCCAGCATGGAAG atatatcagCATCAGCACAATAAACAAATGAGCACTCCTGCGATGGCTCAGTTGCTGTTGAACACCTTTTACTACAAGCGCTTCTTTGCTTACTATGCTTTTATGTTCTGGGGGAGCTTGATGGTCAAG GGTGacaagctggaaatttttgTCTTGAATGCTGAGGGAACTCGATGTGAATGTATGGAACTGAGGAAGGATTGA
- the LOC113758915 gene encoding putative transcription factor bHLH086, with protein sequence MELVKDHAPKKSTLCLIRPHPHYENDQFREVSQNAFPGLYKIEEGSNSDKSTGIPRNFGVTSPSSLSSPSSTNSDGLGYQQGIKTLPEDGNSVINFRGVYGDFANAGGSLLSFDHSQNSFPRIITTQDDYSVWEDNLHFNYQNQLNNARCSTPNPRLLENSNNNQSSSSYASTSNGVPFGWHSTEVNANASKNNSIQDLGRQEACTSAKRPYTEESTQALKKQCASVTKTTALKSKSTPSKDPQSVAAKNRRERISERLKILQDLVPNGSKVDLVTMLEKAISYVKFLQLQVKVLATDEFWPAQGAKAPDLSQVKEAIDAILASQRDRNSSSSK encoded by the exons ATGGAACTTGTCAAAGACCATGCACCTAAAAAGTCTACTTTGTGCTTAATTCGGCCCCATCCACATTATGAAAATGATCAGTTTAGAGAAGTTTCACAGAATGCTTTCCCAGGGCTTTACAAGATTGAAGAGGGCAGCAACTCAGATAAATCCACAGGAATCCCCAGGAACTTTGGTGTGACTAGCCCTTCTTCACTTTCCAGTCCAAGCAGCACGAATTCTGATGGATTAGGATATCAACAAGGCATAAAAACTCTACCTGAGGATGGGAATTCTGTGATCAACTTCAGAGGTGTTTATGGTGACTTCGCAAATGCGGGTGGATCTTTGCTCAGTTTTGATCATTCTCAGAACTCTTTTCCCAGAATAATTACTACCCAAGATGATTACTCAGTTTGGGAAGACAATTTGCACTTCAATTACCAGAACCAGCTGAATAATGCAAGGTGCAGTACCCCGAATCCCCGGCTGTTGGAGAATTCCAACAATAACCAATCCTCCAGCAGCTATGCATCCACAAGTAATGGGGTCCCATTTGGATGGCATAGCACAGAAGTCAATGCAAATGCCAGCAAGAATAATAGCATCCAGGATCTTGGAAGACAAGAGGCTTGCACGAGTGCTAAACGTCCCTATACG GAAGAGAGCACACAAGCATTGAAGAAGCAGTGCGCATCTGTTACAAAGACTACGGCCCTCAAATCAAAGTCAACCCCATCAAAGGACCCACAAAGCGTTGCAGCCAAG AATCGGAGAGAACGTATTAGCGAGAGGCTCAAGATACTACAAGATCTTGTCCCAAATGGCTCCAAG GTTGATTTAGTAACCATGTTAGAAAAGGCAATCAGTTATGTCAAGTTTCTTCAGTTGCAAGTGAAG GTTTTGGCTACAGATGAGTTTTGGCCAGCTCAAGGTGCAAAAGCTCCCGACCTTTCTCAAGTAAAAGAAGCCATAGACGCCATCCTTGCATCTCAAAGAGACAGGAACTCGAGCTCATCAAAGTGA
- the LOC113758906 gene encoding probable long-chain-alcohol O-fatty-acyltransferase 4: protein MGLEVVEVISGWMEGEIKSFIKVWLLVIASLSYCYSVSRNVPKGPSRLLTTLPVVFLNLLLPLNLHTLHLGVSSAFFLAWLCNFKLLMFAFGKGPLSDSSLSLSHFLALACLPIKAHHQNNPSTKTTQKGLKSLWNYGIKLLLIPLFLKAYDYEDRIHPKLTLVVYTIHIYVGLETLLAIVGGLARASLGIELEPQFDEPYLSTSLQDFWGRR, encoded by the coding sequence ATGGGATTGGAAGTTGTAGAAGTAATCAGTGGATGGATGGAAGGAGAAATCAAGAGCTTCATCAAGGTATGGCTCCTAGTCATTGCATCACTAAGCTACTGTTACTCTGTCTCCAGAAATGTCCCAAAGGGACCATCCAGGCTCTTAACAACACTTCCTGTTGTATTTCTCAACCTTCTCCTCCCTCTCAACCTTCACACCTTGCATCTTGGAGTTTCAAGTGCTTTCTTCTTAGCTTGGCTTTGCAACTTCAAGCTCCTCATGTTTGCATTTGGCAAAGGCCCCTTATCAGATTCCTCTTtatctctttcccattttcttgCCCTTGCTTGCCTCCCCATCAAAGCCCATCATCAAAACAACCCTTCTACCAAAACCACCCAAAAAGGCCTAAAATCACTATGGAATTATGGGATCAAGCTTTTACTCATCCCTTTGTTCCTTAAAGCTTATGATTACGAGGACCGTATTCACCCTAAGCTCACCTTGGTCGTATACACTATCCACATCTACGTTGGTTTGGAAACTTTGCTTGCCATAGTTGGAGGTCTGGCTCGAGCCAGTCTGGGCATAGAACTTGAGCCACAATTCGACGAGCCATACTTGTCCACCTCGCTTCAAGACTTCTGGGGAAGGAGATAG